From the genome of Medicago truncatula cultivar Jemalong A17 chromosome 2, MtrunA17r5.0-ANR, whole genome shotgun sequence:
ATGCGGCGGAAATGGAGCTTGTTCTCTTAAACAAAATATCAGgaatcaaaattaaaaccaacatAAACCCTAACAGCTAAACCCGCAACTGAAACTCATGATTCACTTGTTGGGACCGGCTCAGCAGAAATAAGCTGCTCAGATGGAACATCAGTGGATGGATCCTGCTCAGATGGGACCTCAGTGGATGGATCCTCCTCAGATGCGTCACTATCTTCATCTGTATAATCCCCAGTGTCTGGAAGTTGGTCAGCAGTTTCTTCATCCAGCTCATTCTCGTTATATAAATCCCCTTGAACTGGTACATTTCTTTGCTGCTGGGACGAAAGAACATTTGCAATAGCTTTAATGGCAGCAGATGCCTGGTTATGGTCAACTGCCTCGTCAACATCTATGCCATTAACATTAGGCTCCTCAGACTCGGACAAGGCATCCTGTCGCGGAGGAGGGACAAAAAAGGGAATTTTACCCCTCTGCCAATCGTGAAGTATCATCTTTGCTGCGGTCATAAGGTCAGGTTCACCACCCTGGAAAAGCCATTAAGTAAAAGTCGCATCAAAGTGTAACCTTGTCTTAACATAAGGAATATAAAAGttcaagaaaaacaaattgGAACAGTAACTAAATGAAACGATTTGACATGCTGTAACATAAAGGGAAAAATTAGTAATTGAAGTTCACTGCATTCTTCTATAAAGCAAGCAGAAGATCAAGAGAtgaaaaatgtttctttagctCCATCACAGAGGGCATATCTAGTCTAAGTCAAATTGAGGAAAGCTAGAGTATACTAATAAAGCTGATGATCAGTCTAgacaaccttttttttaatatcaaactAAGAATTAAGATTAATTCAAAAAGAATACCTTAAGGAGTTTGCCCGATGACTTGCAAAGCTGAAGTAGGAAGTCATTTTCATCAACCCTGATGACAAGATATATGGCATTATTAAATACAAGCTTTGGTATACAAGATACTATTGTTACATTATAAACAAGCTATAATAATACACAGATAACCAAATCAAGGCCAGTATAAATGGCATGTAAAGTCGGATCAAGAATAATCATATCCTCACCACCTTACTGTTCATAATTCCTTACAAGATGATTGAACTACAGCGAAGGAAAATTAAAATCTAACAAAAGCTTTTAAATAATATGTTGTTCTTAGCAAAAACAAGAATACAAAAGTTGGACACACTATACGAAGATCTACTATTCACCACGAAGTAAGGAGACAAGGAACAATaccattcttttattttataagctCTTGTCAAGTGCTCCTTCTTCACACGTTTCAAAACCTCACCTATATGGTCAGCAGCATCTTTCAAGTTTGTTACACGAAcctgaaaataaataaagtattaaGCCACAACAACAACGATAATAATCTATActatatttatactatatataaagatatAAAAAGCATACATGGGTTTGGGCTGGCATTTTTCTTACATattttacccttcatttaaactattttatttactatttatcctttaaaaatattatttcaaatattaattaaaaaattaaatcccATTGAAATATGAGTATATGACCACCCCACTACAATAGGAACAATATTATACACTAtataatgaatttattttaatcctATTTGCCAAAAATACTttatcataatatatgttaaaatGAAGCGCCCAGTAGAAAAGGCagatagtaataataataatatatttgacAACAAACATGCAAAATGAATTCCACAAAAACTTCTACTATTGACAAGCATGAGCATAAAATATTCATTGGGCAAGCAAACAAGTATGCATTCCAACAATCGCAATCTATAACATGATAAAAGTTACGATCATTCAGGGGATGCTAGACTGATAGGTCAGCACAATATAACTCAATGCACCATTACATATCAATCAAAGACATGTACATTCTTACAAATCAAAATGAGGAAGAAGCAATATTGATCACAATCAAATTCTGTGTGCATGAATAATTCTTGGTATACGACCAGTGTAAGTGGCTGGGTAAAATGACAGCCACATAGGTAATATGCTAGTCAATATTAAGTCTACCAAAATCTAAGAATAGCTCTTCCTGGGACTTGGTCCCAAAACAAGACATGAATAATATATCACAAGTTCAAAACCCAGAAAAATATAGGATGTATCACAAGGCTGATTGGTCTACAACCAACATGATTGTTAGTAATCTTTCAAATATCGTTCAgattcaaataaattatgtttgCACTTCCAGTCTTGGGAATCGAACAAAATATTCTTTATTGAAGTATCACGCAACCAAAGTAAAAAGGAAACAGGAGAAAACCTACCACACCCTTCAGCACAACATCTGTTTCAGAGTCATTGTTGTGGTAGACAACTCCTGGacaatcaatcaaaaagatCCTCTTTGTAAGGGTAATATACTGCCAGACTTTTGTTTCCCCTGGAATTGGAGCAACCTTGCAAACCTATGACACATTAATCGGCCAGGAATTATAATTCTGGAGTTGCAAATATACTTGTCTCCTTTGCTTTAATTCATCTCCAATTTAAAACTTAAGCAGGAAATAAGAAGcagtgaaggaaaaagaaagatTACATTCTTTGTACGCAATGTGTTGATCACTGATGACTTCCCAACATTTGGATATCCAACGAAACCAACAGATATTGCTTGCTTATCACTTTTCAATCTTGCAAATTGTCTCAGAACCGATAGAAGTGAACCCTAATCATGATAATGAGCAATAAATAAGATAGCAAATAGCTAAAGGTATACAAGAGTTAATGGAGAGGAAAGGAGATGATTATCTCCAGCTTCACTtgtctttttttattcattgatTGACGCATTGCTGAAAATTGGCCAACAAATCAACTAAAGATGAAGTCAAGAGTATACCTTTCCAAAGGACTTATTAATACTTGCATGGAATGCTAGCGTTGGATATTCTTTTGACAAAACTCTAAGCCATCCTTTTGTTGCCCAAGCAGGAATTAGATCGCACTGCAAAAAGAAtgaggatttgaaatgatttataatgtaaagaaataaattaagggtATCTAGcaacaatttaaaacaaaaagagcAAAATAAAGATattagttaccttgttcaataAAAGCACCATGTGTTTGTGCTTGCAGTTTTCTTTCAAATGCTTCTCTAAATGGTAACATCTTGTGCCTTGTGGATCCCTTGCATCTATAACCTGTATCAGGACAGATACAATACTTTCAAAGATTTGAAGACAAAAGTATGTGGTATCTGCTGGGAATCTAAAAGTCAAACAAATTCGACCTACCATTGGTTCATCAGCTTAAATAAGCATGAAACaatcatatgaaaaaaaataaaaatgctttaTCAGTGTAACACATGAGCTCCCAAATTCTAGTTTTGTCCCTTGCTTTACCATGACAAACTTTACTCAAATTCATAACAACGTTCGTACTTCACATTAACAGAGCAATATAGCATGCAGATTTGCAGCAGATATACACATCATAAagcataattttttaacattatcaCAATAGTATTAAACAATGGAATTACATAAATGCTTGTCAGGTCAGAATCCGTCAACATAGACAGGTGAaaagttaaacaaaattttagcaACAGGGTGACACACTACCTGGACAACAACATCTGAAGAATCTATCACTTTGTAAAGTTCACCCCATATACGTTTGCTTTGACCCTTTTCAAACATGGTATGTCGCACTAAATCTCTAAATCCATCTGCTTCATCAGCTTCTGCAGCCGTACCAGAAGCATGCTTCTCTTCAAAAGCATCTGCAAAGGAAAGTAATGTAGGAAAAACACAAACAGTTATCAGATTAAGAACAACATCATTTGGTCAAAGAAACATGTCAAATATATAAACAAGTATTCCCACTAAGGAAACAGAAAACTGCATCAACCATTCTTCATTAAGCAAATAAACTGAACACACAAATGTAAAAACAAGTAACCAAGTTACAACACCTACGGATGAGCTAAAAAAACCATTAGCACTCTTTAAATAATTTGGTTTTAGAggagtgctagcaacactcactCTAACACTCTTTTATTGGACAAAATTCATGTTGATACAACATTTAGGGAATGGGTAGTGGTAGGACCTATATGAATTTCACCAAATATAAGACTCGCAGTTGGAAAAATAGTATTAAATGAGCGTTGCTACTTGCTAGTCCTTTTCTTTGGTTTTAAAAAACAGTCATTTTCTTTGTAGCACCGACATGTCATTTTTACAAATTATTACCAGTGTTGTCGGTGtcgtgtcagtgcttcatagattaTTTTTAACTTTCTAAGAATATAACACATCTTCTAATACAACAAAACTAGACCTAACCCATGTAACACAACTAACTAAACAACCCAATTTATATCGAATTCAGGATTTCTACCTTGAGAACCATCGGCTTTCTTAGCTAAAGACTCATAATCAGAAGCCAAAAGACTTGGACGCTTTCTTTTAGTCTTAGGTCCAAATGCATCCGAAAAAGGCTCTCTATCAAGAAGATGAACCCTCGATTGCTACAACATTCAAAACCATAAACCAATAAATTCAcataatttacaaaatcatttcAACAATTAAAGCAGATCatgaagaaacaaacaaaccttCTGATAATCATTGAGAAGTGACATAGGCAAATTCTTCCCCTTAAGAATAATATTGTAATTACTTGCACTATGCTTCGCCATTTCTTCTCTGAAAAACTCAAGCTCTTTCTGATTCACAACACGAGTATTCCCTACAAATcagaaaaccaaatcaaaacccTGAAATTAACTAGCTGAATTTGAAGAATTGCAATGAACAAAATCGAATCCTTCAAATTGAACATACCGAACCATTGACGATCGGGTTTGATTCTGGTGCATGGAAGATCTTTGGATTGATACTCGTTGCTCAAGACATGACCCTTACGGTTTCGAACAGGTCGGGTTTTGTACATCTTGAGACGGCGGACGGTGGCGGCGGACCGCTTTTCGGTCTTGGAGTCATTGCTCCGATTGGCGTCGTTGGAGTGCTTTGGTTTACCGGAGAGGTTAACGTTTCGCTCTTTCTTCTTCGTCATTGTAGAGATACGAAGAATGGCCGCAAGGTGGAATTAGGGTTTTTGGCGACTGTAATAACAGTGCCTCCCAGTATAGTTATAAGATTTGGGCTTGGATTACGTGGATCACCGACTACGAGTAAATATCTACTCCTCCCTGTTTTAAAATGAACGCGGTTTAAGATTTTTTGACACATTAAATAAAtccattaattaaaagaaaaatatatatgttatcttaccaaattatcctattcaacttttggtttgttttttattaaggaAAAATTAATACTTTCGAAATaatgtatatattattaattgaagagtacagttgaaaagaaaaaaatattattacattgaaaaataaaagtgacattcattttaaaacaatatttttttagctaatacgacactcattttaaaaagaAGGAAGTAGTTTGGTGTTTTGCAATGTAGTTTTTTGACAACTCATTtataaaagtatatatttatcaaatatgttttttttttcgattaaGATAACAagagtaaaattgaaaaaaaatgacaaaactaTAAATTCAAGCGTtatttgaaatagtttatcaaaaaattatataactagtaaaatgttttttttttttgtcaagtagtctgatggttagagaaattcatcttaaagatgaataagtggggtgtctgaggttcgaaccacGGTCCCTGCATATATTGTGCATCAttccttaccaaatgagctaagtTCATGGGGATTAGTAAAAATGTTTTAACTAGtgcaaaaaattattataaaaccAGTCTATTTTGGTCGTATGAGTTTGTATGTTATtagatatatataatatcatatggCATATGGTTGTCGTGGGCGGTGTCTCCAACGGAAAGAGGTGTTTGACTATTTCTCTAATCATGTTGCAAATCTGCCGTGTTTTAGGACAAAGTTGGAGGGGGTTCCTTTTCCTTCTCTAACCGAGGATGAAAATGGGGGACTAATTGCTCCATTTTCGTTATTGGAGATTGAGGCGGTGGTGAAGGAGAGTGACGGGGATAAAAGTCCGGGACCGGACGGTTTTAATTTCGCTTTCATTAAGGAATTTTAGTATTTGATCAAGAATGAGGTGAGGGATATGTTTGATCAATTCCATGCCAATGGAGTTTTGCCTGGAGGTATGTTGGCATTTTTTTTGGCTTTGATTCCTAAGGTTTATTCTCCGATGGAGTTGAAAGACTTTAGGCCGATATCTTTGCTAAGATGCCTCTACAAGTTGCTAGCAAAGGTATTAGCTAGAAGATTGGTCGGTGTTATGAATTCTATTATTTCTTCCAATCAATCGGCTTTCCTTAAAGGGAGAAATTTGGTGGATGGAGTCATGGTAATAGATGAGTTGGTGGATTATGCCAAGAAAGCGAAACGTAAGTGTTTGATCCTCaaggttgattttgaaaaggctTATGACTCGGTAGATTGGAGTTTTTTGGAGTATATGTTGGTTAGATTGGGTTTTTGTCATATGTGGGTGGATTGGATGAAGGCTTGTGTGTGTGGGGGGGAGTATGTCAATCCTTATTAATGGGAGTCCTATGGAGGAAATTAATATTCAAAGGAGCCTTAAACAAGGTGATCCTTTGGctcctttttttgtttttggtggttGCGGAGGGTTTTAGTGGATTGATGCGGAATGCGGAATGCGGTTTCTCTTAATTTGTATGAGGGGTTCCGTTTTGTTGGGAATGAGGTGGAGGTTTCACACCTTCAATATGCGATGATACACTTTGTGTCGGTACTCTGACGGTGGAAAACTTATGGACCTTAAAGGCTTTGCTTCAAGGTTTTGAGAAGGCTTCGGGTTTGAAGGTTAATTTTGTGAAAAGTTGCTTGATCGGGGTGAATGTTCAAACCGAGTTTATGGAGATGACTTGTAATTTTCTGCATTGCTCTCAAGGGgtttttccttttaaatattCAGGGCTTCCGGTGGGGGCAAATCATAGGAGATGCTCCACTTGGCAACCCTTGATAAATCTCCTTGATAGGAAGTTGAACTCGTGGGGGAACAAGTATATAAGTTTTGGGGGGAAGAATTGTCTTTATAAACTCCGTTCTTAATTTCATCCCCAttttctatttatcttttatgaaGATGTCAGTGGTGGTGTGGAAGAAGATTGTTCGCATGCAAAAAGAGTTTTTATGGGGTGGTGGGAAGAAGATTAGTTGGATGAAGTGGAAGTCGATTTGTCAAAAGAAGGAAAATGGTGGGTTGGGAGTGAGGGATATTAGGGTGGTCAATGTGAGTCTTCTAGCTAAATGGAGATGGAGGTTGTTGGTTGGGGATAATGCTTTATGGAAGGAGGTTTTGGTGGCTAAATATGGTGACAATGTATCTTTGTCATTGGAAGGTACTTCGAATACTTGGCCGAGATGGACTTCATCTTGGTGGAAGGATATTGTAAGTTTGGAGGAGTTTGGTGGGGTTTCGTGGTTTAACTCGGCATTGGTTAGGTGTGTGGGAAATGGATGGAAAAGTAGCTTTTGGAAGGATGCTTGGAGGGGTGGTATGCCTTTTCGGGATAAATATCCGAGATTGTTTTCTACTTCAAATCAAAAAGGGGAGAGTGTGGGGGACATGGTTGGAGAGCCTAGTCTGAATGTGGTGTGGAACTTCGAATGGCGGAGGCGGTTGTTTGTGTGGGAGGAACATTTATTGGATGACCTTCGAGAGGAGTTAGTGGGGTTTCGACCATTCGAAGAGGAGGGtgggtgtaacaccccgttttcccaatatttaaaaattcttaaaacataacatttatcagagtaaacatcaaacaacgggatatcacatatatcgtaatccaacagttaaataacaatttaaccaatatcttaaacattgcagcggaaaatcataatcataattcataaaacgttttggcacgtaggccccatcaattAGTTCATAatcgtaatccataacattataaaaataacataatagtcacgtaagagaatgaagcatgcataaacataaaccccatcccgttacgtatcagagcgacctagacgacacagtgaaggcaaggccaactcacgaaagcaaactgcacactaagcacgatcacctgcaagttacccatacgaagggcaacattttcaagcagaaggggtgagatttcataatcaaataacattagtcaatgtaattgcgaattataaattaacatcataatcattccttaaataacattgcataattgctaaacagttataacataatcatatatccaattatcatgaacaaaatcacataattgataaacacttatcacgtaatcacgtattcaatcatcatcaacaaggcatcttaatcatgacaatgtgacaatgctcttagactccctatatgcatgtggtaccaatcgccatcataagtattaatatactttaatcg
Proteins encoded in this window:
- the LOC25487359 gene encoding nuclear/nucleolar GTPase 2, producing the protein MTKKKERNVNLSGKPKHSNDANRSNDSKTEKRSAATVRRLKMYKTRPVRNRKGHVLSNEYQSKDLPCTRIKPDRQWFGNTRVVNQKELEFFREEMAKHSASNYNIILKGKNLPMSLLNDYQKQSRVHLLDREPFSDAFGPKTKRKRPSLLASDYESLAKKADGSQDAFEEKHASGTAAEADEADGFRDLVRHTMFEKGQSKRIWGELYKVIDSSDVVVQVIDARDPQGTRCYHLEKHLKENCKHKHMVLLLNKCDLIPAWATKGWLRVLSKEYPTLAFHASINKSFGKGSLLSVLRQFARLKSDKQAISVGFVGYPNVGKSSVINTLRTKNVCKVAPIPGETKVWQYITLTKRIFLIDCPGVVYHNNDSETDVVLKGVVRVTNLKDAADHIGEVLKRVKKEHLTRAYKIKEWVDENDFLLQLCKSSGKLLKGGEPDLMTAAKMILHDWQRGKIPFFVPPPRQDALSESEEPNVNGIDVDEAVDHNQASAAIKAIANVLSSQQQRNVPVQGDLYNENELDEETADQLPDTGDYTDEDSDASEEDPSTEVPSEQDPSTDVPSEQLISAEPVPTSES